A section of the Acanthochromis polyacanthus isolate Apoly-LR-REF ecotype Palm Island chromosome 1, KAUST_Apoly_ChrSc, whole genome shotgun sequence genome encodes:
- the kin gene encoding DNA/RNA-binding protein KIN17: MGKADFLSPKAISNRIKSKGLQKLRWYCQMCQKQCRDENGFKCHCMSESHQRQLLLASENPTKFMDYFSDEFKSDFLELLSRRFGTKRVHNNIVYNEYISHREHVHMNSTQWETLTDFTKWLGREGLCKVDETPKGWYIQYIDRDPETIRRQEEQARKKKQDLDDEERTAKFIEEQVRRGRDGKETEETSVFTELKRESEEEKVAFNLGASSSVAGPSRSSSVLGASALKAASSSVKRKDTSSDARGEKKKKSALEEIIEMEEKKKQKSVRTDYWLQPNIIVKVITKKLGEKYHKKKAVVMEVRDKYGAVVKMIDSGDKLKLDQNHLETVIPAPGKRVLILNDQYRDLEAVLEGIDEKNFSATLTLDSGQQKGKRVDVAYEDFSKLA; encoded by the exons ATGGGGAAAGCAGATTTTCTTTCTCCCAAAGCGATAAGCAACCGGATAAAATCCAAAGGTCTGCAGAAGTTGAGGTGGTATTGTCAGATGTGTCAGAAACAGTGTCGAGATGAG AATGGCTTCAAGTGTCACTGCATGTCCGAGTCCCACCAGAggcagctgctgctggcctcagAGAATCCCACCAAGTTCATGGACTACTTCTCTGA TGAGTTCAAAAGCGACTTTCTGGAGCTGCTCAGTCGACGATTTG GGACCAAGCGAGTGCACAACAACATTGTGTACAACGAGTACATCAGCCACCGCGAGCACGTCCATATGAACTCCACACAGTGGGAGACGCTCACCGACTTCACCAAGTGGCTTGGCAGGGAGG GTTTGTGCAAAGTTGACGAGACCCCTAAAGGCTGGTACATCCAGTACATCGACCGCGACCCGGAGACCATCCGGCGCCAGGAGGAGCAGGCcaggaagaagaagcaggatCTGGACGATGAGGAGCGAACCGCCAAGTTCATCGAGGAGCAGGTCCGACGGGGCCGTGACGGAAAGGAGACCGAA GAAACTTCGGTTTTCACAGAGCTCAAACGTGAGAGTGAAGAAGAGAAAG TTGCTTTCAACCTGGGAGCCTCTTCCTCTGTCGCTGGTCCCTCCAGGTCAAG tTCGGTTCTCGGTGCCAGTGCTCTGAAAGCAGCTTCATCCTcggtgaaaagaaaagacacgtCCTCTGACGCCAGaggggagaagaagaagaaatccgCTCTGGAGGAGATCATCGAG atggaggagaagaagaagcagaagtcGGTCAGAACTGATTACTGGCTGCAGCCCAACATCATAGTCAAAGTCATCACCAAGAAACTGGGAGAGAAATACCACAAGAAGAAGGCCGTCGTCATG GAGGTGCGAGACAAATACGGAGCAGTGGTGAAAATGATCGACTCCGGAGACAAACTGAAACTGGACCAGAATCACTTGGAGACGGTGATACCTGCACCAG GTAAACGCGTTTTGATCCTGAACGATCAGTACAGAGACCTGGAGGCTGTGCTGGAGGGGATCGATGAGAAAAACTTCAGCGCTACACTCACACTGGACTCA GGTCAGCAGAAGGGGAAGAGAGTGGACGTCGCCTACGAGGATTTCTCCAAACTGGCCTGA
- the atp5f1c gene encoding ATP synthase subunit gamma, mitochondrial isoform X2, producing the protein MFARSSALVFSPQCGQVRNMATLKDITIRLKSIKNIQKITKSMKMVAAAKYARAERQLKPARVYGNGALALYEKAEIQAPEDKAAKHLIIGVTSDRGLCGAIHSGVAKTIKSEVNNLTGAGKEVMVVNVGDKLRGLLHRTHGKHIILNCKEVGRKPPNFGDASIIATELLNSGFEFDQGSVIFNRFRSVISYKTDQKPLFSTDTVANTETMGVYDDIDADVLRNYQEFALVNVIYLALKESSTSEQSARMTAMDSASKNASEMIDKLTLTFNRTRQAVITKELIEIISGAAAL; encoded by the exons ATGTTCGCCAGGAGCAGCGCGTTGGTGTTTTCCCCACAATG TGGGCAGGTCAGGAACATGGCAACCTTGAAGGACA TCACCATCAGGTTGAAGTCCATCAAGAACATCCAGAAAATCACAAAGTCCATGAAGATGGTGGCCGCTGCCAAGTACGCCCGCGCTGAGAGGCAGCTGAAGCCGGCACGTGTCTATGGCAACGGTGCTCTGG CTCTGTACGAGAAGGCTGAAATCCAAGCTCCCGAGGACAAGGCCGCCAAGCATCTGATCATTGGTGTGACGTCCGACCGTGGACTCTGTGGCGCCATCCACTCCGGCGTGGCCAAGACCATCAAGAGCGAGGTCAACAACCTGACCGGAGCTGGGAAGGAGGTGATGGTGGTCAATGTGGGAGACAAGCTGAGAGGTCTGCTGCACAG AACTCATGGAAAGCACATCATCCTGAACTGCAAGGAAGTGGGCCGTAAGCCCCCTAACTTCGGCGACGCCTCCATCATCGCCACCGAGCTGCTCAACTCTGGATTCGAGTTCGACCAGGGCTCCGTCATCTTCAACAGATTCAG GTCTGTCATCTCCTACAAGACGGACCAGAAGCCTCTGTTCTCCACAGACACAGTGGCTAACACAG AGACCATGGGAGTCTATGATGACATCGATGCTGATGTGCTGAGGAACTACCAGGAGTTTGCTCTTGTCAATGTCATCTACTTGGCTCTGAAGGAGTCCTCCACCAGTGAGCAGAGCGCCAGGATGACCGCTATGGACAGCGCCAGCAAGAACGCCT CTGAGATGATCGACAAGCTGACCCTCACCTTCAACCGGACCAGACAGGCCGTCATCACGAAGGAGCTCATTGAGATCATCTCGGGAGCTGCTGCTCTGtaa
- the atp5f1c gene encoding ATP synthase subunit gamma, mitochondrial isoform X1, translated as MFARSSALVFSPQCGQVRNMATLKDITIRLKSIKNIQKITKSMKMVAAAKYARAERQLKPARVYGNGALALYEKAEIQAPEDKAAKHLIIGVTSDRGLCGAIHSGVAKTIKSEVNNLTGAGKEVMVVNVGDKLRGLLHRTHGKHIILNCKEVGRKPPNFGDASIIATELLNSGFEFDQGSVIFNRFRSVISYKTDQKPLFSTDTVANTETMGVYDDIDADVLRNYQEFALVNVIYLALKESSTSEQSARMTAMDSASKNASEMIDKLTLTFNRTRQAVITKELIEIISGAAAL; from the exons ATGTTCGCCAGGAGCAGCGCGTTGGTGTTTTCCCCACAATG TGGGCAGGTCAGGAACATGGCAACCTTGAAGGACA TCACCATCAGGTTGAAGTCCATCAAGAACATCCAGAAAATCACAAAGTCCATGAAGATGGTGGCCGCTGCCAAGTACGCCCGCGCTGAGAGGCAGCTGAAGCCGGCACGTGTCTATGGCAACGGTGCTCTGG CTCTGTACGAGAAGGCTGAAATCCAAGCTCCCGAGGACAAGGCCGCCAAGCATCTGATCATTGGTGTGACGTCCGACCGTGGACTCTGTGGCGCCATCCACTCCGGCGTGGCCAAGACCATCAAGAGCGAGGTCAACAACCTGACCGGAGCTGGGAAGGAGGTGATGGTGGTCAATGTGGGAGACAAGCTGAGAGGTCTGCTGCACAG AACTCATGGAAAGCACATCATCCTGAACTGCAAGGAAGTGGGCCGTAAGCCCCCTAACTTCGGCGACGCCTCCATCATCGCCACCGAGCTGCTCAACTCTGGATTCGAGTTCGACCAGGGCTCCGTCATCTTCAACAGATTCAG GTCTGTCATCTCCTACAAGACGGACCAGAAGCCTCTGTTCTCCACAGACACAGTGGCTAACACAG AGACCATGGGAGTCTATGATGACATCGATGCTGATGTGCTGAGGAACTACCAGGAGTTTGCTCTTGTCAATGTCATCTACTTGGCTCTGAAGGAGTCCTCCACCAGTGAGCAGAGCGCCAGGATGACCGCTATGGACAGCGCCAGCAAGAACGCCT CTGAGATGATCGACAAGCTGACCCTCACCTTCAACCGGACCAGACAGGCCGTCATCACGAAGGAGCTCATTGAGATCATCTCGGGAGCTGCTGCTCT ATAA